GGTCGTGCAGCCGCGCGGCGGCGTCGGCATCAAGGTGGGCTCGGGACCGAGCCTGGCGCTTCACCGCCTCGAATCGCCGCGCGCGGTCTACGAATGGCTGGTCCAGCTGCGCGACCAATTGGCTGCGCCGGAACACAATAAAAACGATTCCCCGAGGAGTGCTGGATGAGCGAGTTGCAACTGTCGAAGGCACCCGAGGACCGCGCGGGCATTTCGCTCTCCGGCGCTGCCGGCCCCGCCGACCAGGCACCGGTCAACCCGCGCGCTGCGGCTTCGGCGGTGCCGCGTGGCTTCGGGCCGCCGGCCGAGCCCTCGCTCAACGTCGGCGTGATCGGAAACTGCGCCTACAGCGCGCTCATCGACGCACGTGGGCGCGCCGTGTGGTGCTGCCTGCCGCGCTTCGACGGCGATCCGGTGTTCAATGCCCTGCTGCACCCCGGCGAGGACGCCGGCGCCTGGGCCATCGAAATCGAGGACTTCGCCTCCAGCAAGCAGTGGTACGAACCCAATACCGCGGTGCTGCGCACACAGCTGTTCGACAGCGCGGGCCAGGGCATCGAGATCACCGACTTTGCGCCGCGCTTCTACAGCCGCTCGCGCTACTTCCGCCCGCTGATGATGGTGCGCCGCGTGCGGCCGATTGCCGGCGCGCCGCGCATTCGCGTGGCGCTCGATCCGCGCTTCCAGTGGGGTGCCTCGGCGCCGATCGAGGTCACGCGTGGCAGCAACCACATCCGCTACGTGGGGCCTGACCTCACGCTGCGGCTCAACACCGACGCATCGATTTCGCACATTCTTTCGCGCCAGGCTTTCGTGATCTCGCGCGAGTACAACTTCATGTTCGGTGTCGACGAAACCCTGCTCGACGGCATTGCCGACACCGCGCGCAGCTTCGAGCAGGAAACCATTTCCTACTGGCGCACCTGGAGCAAGCGGCTCGCGATTCCGTTCGAGTACCAGGACGCGGTGATCCGCGCCGCCATCACGCTCAAGCTCTCGCTCTACGAAGACACCGGCGCCATCGTCGCGGCCATGACCACGAGCATTCCCGAGGCGCCGGGCAGCCAGCGCAACTGGGACTACCGCTACTGCTGGCTGCGCGATGCCTTCTTCGTGGTGCGCGCGCTCAACTCGCTGAGCGAGGTGGGCACCATGGAAGACTACCTGCGCTGGCTCGGCAACGTGGTGATCGGCTCGCACGGCGAGCACATCCAGCCGCTGTACGGCATCGGGCTGGAGCGCGAACTGCCCGAGTCGATGGTCGACAACCTCGCAGGCTACCGCGGCATGGGGCCGGTGCGCGTGGGCAATCAGGCGCAGGAGCACTTCCAGCACGACGTCTACGGCAACATCGTGCTCGGCGCCGCGCAGGCTTTTCATGACCACCGCCTGCTCGCCCGCGCGGGCGTGGCCGAGTTTCCGCACCTCGAAGCCGTGGGCGAACAGGCGATCCGCGTGTATGGCACGCCCGACGCGGGCATGTGGGAGCTGCGCACCCGCGCCCGCGTGCACACGAGCTCGGCACTGATGAGTTGGGCCGCCTGCGACCGGCTCGCCAAGATCGCGCGTGCGCTGGAGCTGCCCGAGCGCGCGGCCTATTGGCACGGGCACGCGGCGCGCATGAAAGAAGAGATCCTGGCCAAGTCGTGGTGCGAGGAGCGGCAGGCTTTCGCCGAAAGCTTCGGCGGCCACGAACTCGACGCCAGCATCCTGCTGATGGTCGAGGTGGGGCTGATCGACGCGCGCGACCCGCGCTTCATCTCGACGGTCGATGCCATGGAGAAGTCGCTCTGCGACGGCCCCTACATGCGCCGCTACGAAGCCGCCGACGACTTCGGCAAACCCGAGACCGCCTTCAACATCTGCACCTTCTGGCGCATCGACGCGCTCGCCAAGATCGGCCGCAAGGCCGAGGCCCGGCAGATCTTCGAGACCATGCTGGCGGCGCGCAATCCGCTGGGCCTGCTCTCGGAAGACACGCATCCGGTCACGGGCGAAATGTGGGGCAACTTTCCGCAGACGTACTCGATGGTCGGCATCATCAACGCGGCCGTGCGGCTGTCGGCGCCGTGGGACTCGTGCATATGAGCGCCGCGCCGGGCCGCCCCCAGCAAGTTCGCCCCCGCCTGGCGGGGAGGCGCTCCGCGCCAGGGGTGCACCAATGAGTCGCTTGGTTGTTGTTTCGAATCGCGTGGCGGACCCTCGCAAGCCCGCGGCCGGCGGCCTGGCCGTTGCGCTGGGCGAAAGCCTGCAGCAAAGCGGCGGCCTGTGGTTCGGCTGGAGCGGGCAGATCGTGGAGGACGGCCCCACGGGCGAAGGCGAGCTGCACATGCAGCACGCCGGCAAGGTCACGCTCGCCACCATCGACCTGAGCCGGGAGGACCACGACAGCTTCTACCTGGGCTACAGCAACGACGTGCTGTGGCCGGTGTTCCACAACCGGCTCGACCTCGCCCATTTCGAAGCCGGCTTCATCGGCGGCTACCGGCGCGTGAACCAGCTGTTCGCGCGCAAGCTGATGCCGATGCTCAAGCCCGACGACATCATCTGGATCCACGACTACCACCTGATGCCGCTCGCGGCCGAGTTGCGCGCCATGGGCTGCACGCAGCGCATCGGCTTCTTCCTGCACATTCCGCTGCCGCCGCAGATCATCATCGCGGCCGTTCCGCAGCATGAATGGCTCATGCGCTCGCTGTTCTCCTACGACCTGATCGGCTTCCAGGCGCAGCAGGACGTGCAGCACTTCGAGCATTACGTGCGCAACGAGGCGCACGGCGAATACCTGGGCGACGACATGTACCGCGCCTATGGCCAGACGGTGCGGTGCAGCGCCTTTCCGATCGGCATCGACGTCGACGAGTTCGCGGCGCTCACGCACGCGAAGGAGTCGCGCGACATGTTCGAGACCATGAAGCGCGAGTATTCGCAGCGGCGGCTGCTGCTGGGCATCGACCGGCTCGATTATTCCAAGGGCATTCCGCAGCGCGTGCGCGCCTTCCGCGAACTGCTTGCCAACTATCCCGAGAACCGCCGCAGCGCCACGCTGATCCAGATTGCATCGCCCACGCGCGAAACGGTCGACGCCTACGGCGACATCCGGCGGGAACTCGAATCGCTGTGCGGCGCCATCAACGGCGACTACGGCGAGCTCGACTGGATGCCGGTGCGCTACATCCACCGCATGGTGGCGCGCAAGCGCGTGCCGGGGCTTTGCCGCGCGGCGGCCGTGGGGCTCGTCACGCCGCTGCGCGACGGCATGAACCTGGTCGCCAAGGAGTACATCGCCGCGCAGGACCCGGCGGACCCGGGGGTGCTGGTGCTCTCGCGCTTCGCGGGCGCGGCCGAGCAGCTGAAGGAAGCGCTGCTGGTGAACCCCTACGACACGCACGGCACGGCCGAAACCGTGCAGCAGGCGCTGCAGATGCCGCTCGAGGAGCGCCGCGAGCGGCACCAGAAGCTGCTGTCGCGCATCCGCGAGCAGGACATCCATTGGTGGCGGCGCAGCTTTCTCGATGCGCTGCGCCACGCCGCGAGCCAGCGATAGAGCGGAGCGCCGGCCAGCTTCTAGGTTCCGGTCAGTAGCCGCACCAGCCGCATCACCGGCCGTGTTTCCGCGCGGCTGGATGCCGGCGCAACCGCCGCCTGCCGCGGCGCATGCACGCGCAACCGCACCGGCGTGAGCGCCGACAGTTCGATCCAGCCGCCGCGCTCCAGGCGGTGCACGTCGCCTTCGTTCAGCACCGATTTCACGGTGAACACGGTGTCGCCGAACCACGAGGGCGGCGACACGAGCTGTGCGCAGCCCTCGAGCATTTCGAGCCAGGTGGCGGGATCGAGCGAGGTGCGCAAGGCCTGTCCCGGTTGCAGCGTGACGGTATCGGGCAGTCGGTCGAGGGTGAGGGGGGACATGGCGTGCTTCCGGAGTTGGTGAGGTCATCGTAGGAATTAACCCGCCCTGAAAACAGGCACACACCCAGGTGATTCGCACCGGAACAGCGGCGGTCGCAGCGCATCTGTTATGGTCGTTTTCCTTCGCAACTGCATCTGTTTTCGAATGCCGGACAGAGGGAGCATCGACGCCATGGATTCGCTACCGCTCTACCGCCAGCTTTCAGCGCACTATGTGGACGCGATCCACACGGGTTCGCTCAAGCAGGGCGACAAGCTGCCTTCGCTGCGCCGCCTCATGCGCCTGCACGACATCAGCCTGTCGACCGCCCTGCAGCTGTGCCGCACGATGGAGAGCGACGGCTGGGTCGAGGCGCGCGACCGCTCGGGCTACTTCGTGCGGCGGCCCAAGCGGCTGGCCATCGCCCCACTGGAAGAGCCCGCGGCCGGTGTGCCTCCGGATCCGGCCCAGTACGTGGGCATTCACGCCAAGGTGTCGGACTTCGTGGCGCGGCGGCGGCAGATTCCCGAAAAGCTCAATCTCTCCATCGCGCGCGGCGCACCGGAGCTGTACCCCGCCGAGGCGCTGCGCAATGCCATGACGCGCGTGCTGCGCCAGCAACCGGAGCTGCTTACGGTGGCGGCGCAACTGAAGGGCCATCGCCAGTTCCGGGAAGTGCTCGCGCAGCGCAGCGTACGGGTGGGCATGATGATTTCCCCCGAAGACATCCTGGTGACCAACGGCTGCATCGAGGCGCTGAACCTCGCTTTGCGCGCCGTGGCGCAGCCGGGCGACACGGTAGCGGTGGAGTCACCCACCTTCTACGGTTTGCTGCAGGTGCTCGAGAGCCTGGGCATGCGCGCGCTGGAAATCCCGACCAGCCCGCAGACGGGTATCTCGATCGAAGCACTGGAACTCGCGATCGGCGCCTACGACAACATCAAGGCCGTGGTGGTGGTGCCGCACCTGCAGAACCCGCTGGGCAGCGTGATGCCCGATGCCCACAAGGCACGGCTCGCGCAGCTGTGCGAGCGGCACGCCATTCCGCTGATCGAAGACGACACCTACAGCGAACTCGTCGATGCCCCGACGCCGCCACGCGCGCTCAAGTCCTGGGACACCAGCGGCAACGTGATTCATTGCGCCTCGCTGCACAAGATCCTGGCGCCCGGCCTGCGGCTGGGCTGGATCACCGCGGGCCGCTGGCAGGCCCGAGTGGAAATGCTCAAGTTCGCGCAAACACGCAACAACGAGGGGCTTTCGCAAAGCGCGGCGGGCCTGTTCATGGGCACCGGGGCGTACGACCGCCATTTGCGCCACCTGCGCGCTTGCCTGAAGGCCCAGCGCGAGCAGACCGCCGATGCAATTGCCGGCTACTTTCCGGCGGGCACCCGCATCAACCTGCCGCCCGGCGGGCTGCAGCTGTGGGTCGAACTGCCGGAGCGGCTTTCTTCGTCAAGGGTGTTCGACGCGGCGCTGGCCGAGCGCATTGTGGTGGCGCCCGGCACGCTGTTCTCGAACTCGTCGCGCTTCGACCACTACCTGCGCATCAACTGCGGCTGGCCGTATGGCGAGGCGGTCGATGCCGGTCTGCGCCGCCTCGGCCAGATCGTCGAGGCGCTGATGAGCCGCGGCGCCGGAGCGACTGCGGCGCAGCCGTCGCCGCCCCCCGCTCCCGCCCGGCCCGAGGCGCGGCAGGCTCAGAAGGCGTGAAGGAACCGTCGCGAGCGCGCCGAGGTCGCGTCGAGGACCGGAACCGTACTGGCGTACGGTGAGGACCGCAGATGCGAGATCGGGGCGCGCAGCAGGTTCATTCGCGTCTTCTCAGTCGAGCAGTGCCAGGGCCGCGTAATCGCCGACCTTTTCGCCGAGCCCGGCGGGCACCAGCAGCACGCCGCGCGTGAGCGGCATCAGCTTGCCGTCGACCTGTGACTGCAGCCGCGGCAGCAGAAAATCGCGGTGGTGCCAGAACACGCTGCCGCCCAGGCTGATGCGCTGCAGATCGAGCGTGGCCACCAGGTTGTAGATCATCCGGCCCATGACGCGGCACAACGCATCGACGATGCCGATGGCGTGGGGCTCTCCTGCCGAAGCGGCGGCGAACAGGTCGGGCGCCGGCTGTCCGAAGCGGCGCGCAATGGAGTTGCCCGCCACCAGCGCCTCCACGTCGCCGAGGTTGCCGCAGCCGCAGAGCGCGCCGCTGGCGTCGTCCGCCACGAAACTGTGGCCCGCGTGGCCGGCGTTGCCGTTCTTGCCGCGCAGCGCGCGGCCGTCGACGCACAGGCCCACGCCCACGCCGGTGCTCCAGGTGACATACGCACAGTCGTCCAGGCCCTGCAGCGCGCCCCACTGCCGTTCGGCCTCCAATGCGGCCACGGCGTCGTTCTCGACCCGCACGCGGCCGAAGCGCCGGGCCAGCGGTGCCTCGATGAGGGCCGTCATCCAGTTGTTGGGCAGGCCGCGCGCCGGGCCGGCAATGCCGCCGCAGATATTGGGCGTGGCCAGTTCCACCATGCCGTCCCGCAGTTCGAAGGGGCCGGTCGACGAGACGCCGACGCGGTCGATCGTGGCGATATCGATTGCTTGCTCGGCGCAGGCTTCCTCGATCATCCGCATGATCTGCACGGCCACGGCGTCGTTGTCGCCCGTCTTGGCGGTCGGTTCGCTGCGGCGGCCGACGAGCGGTGCATCGCTCGAGGCGGAAAGGCTCACGGCCACCTTGGTGCCGCCGATGTCAACACAGGCTCTCATCGCGTGGGTCTTCTCTTTCTTTTCGGTTTCTGGTTCATCGATGGCGCTAGATGAAGCGCGCCACCAGCGCCGCGATCATGCTGAGCACCAGGGTGCTGGAAATCGGCAATTGCCACTCGCGGCCGAAAGCGCGGAACTCGAAGTCGCCGGGCAATCGCCCGAAGCCGAACCGGCGCAGCCATGCCGTGAGGCCGCTCATGAGCACCAGAGCCAGGACGACGACGATCAGCCAGCGGAACATGGGAACAGTCTAGGCCGCAAGAACGGCCATGGCTTGTCGGTGAAGTTCGGGCGTTGCGGCCGCAATGACCCTGCCGTCGGACTCCAGCCCGAGCGGCCGGCCCTGCCAGTCGGTGATGACGCCGCCTGCCGCCTCGATCACGCCCGCGGGGCCCAGGTAGTCGTAGGGCTGCAACCCGGTTTCCACCACGAGATCGACGGTGCCGCCCGCGAGCTGGGCGTAGCCGTAGCAGTCGCCGCCAAAACGCCGCATCGCGCATTGGCGGCTGAGCCGGTCGAAAGCCTGCCAGTCGGCCGGCGCAAAGATGTCCGGCGAGGTGGTGACGATGCGCGCCTTGGCCACCTCGGTGCAGCCGCTGGCATGCACCGGCTGGCCGTCGCGCGTGGCGCCCTGGCCGGCCTGGCCGATCCAGCGCTCTTCGAGCACCGGCATGTCGATCATGCCGAGCACCACGCGGGAGGCTTGCAGCACGCCGATCAGCGTGCCCCAGAGCGGCGAACCGGTGATGAAGCTGCGCGTGCCGTCGATCGGGTCGAGCACCCAGACGCGCTCGGCGTCGAGCCGCTCGAGGCCATGCTCTTCGCCGAAGATGCCGTCCACGGGCGCACGGGCGGCCAGAATCTCGCGCATGGCCGTTTCGGCGGCGCGGTCCGCCAGCGTGACGGGGCTTTCGTCCGCCTTGGTGATGATGTCGAGCGGCGTGCGGAAATAGTGCATCGACTGCGCGGCGGCCGCATCGGCCAGCGCATTGGCAATCGACAGGAGATCGGGGGTCGGGGAGCTCATGGAGAAGTCACGCGTGCCAAAACTGCGATTAGACCCGAGCCGGGACCGGTTTGACACGCCCGGGCCCGGCGCTCTAGCATGGGCCGAACTCCCCGTCCCCAGACCACCACTGAATGGCTCCATTTCGATTTCTGCGCACGGCGCTGCTGGCGCTTTTGCTCGGTTGCATGGCCTTGGTAGCCCAGGCCGCCCCTTCCGCGTCGGAGCAAAAGCTCATCGACACGCTGATCCTGCGCGTTTCCCAGATGAAGACGATGACCTTCATGCGCAACGGCAAGGCGCACGACGCCGACGACGCCGCCAAGCACATGCGGGCCAAGTTCGACCACTTCAAAGACGAGATCGCCACGGCGGAAGACTTCATCGACCGCTGTGCTTCGCGCTCGGAGATGACGGGCAAGGCCTACCAGGTCAAGATGCCGAATGGCTCGCTGAAGGACGCCAACGCGTTCCTGAAAGCCGAACTGCGCACGCTGCGCAAGGGCGCGGCGAAGCCTGGCGCAGGTTGAGCGTTCGGCTCAGCGCTGCTGGCCCCAGCGCCGCACCGTCAGGCGCTCCAGCGTCTTGAAGCCCAGGCTTTCCACCAGCAGGCCGATGAGCACGACCATCGCCAAGCCCGCGAACACGCGGTCGGTGTAGAGCTCGTTGCGGTTCTGGAAGATGTACCAGCCCAGCCCGCCCTTGCCCGACGAGGCGCCGAACACCAGCTCGGCCGCGATCAGCGTGCGCCAGGCAAAGGCCCAGCCGATCTTCAGCCCCGAGAGAATCGACGGCAGCGCGGCCGGCACCAGGATCTGCAGCACGTAGCGCAAGCCCTTGAGCCCGTAGTTGCGCCCTGCCATCCGCAGCGTCTCGGGCACACCCTGGAAGCCCGCATAGGTGTTGAGCGCCAGCGGCCACAGCACCGAATGGATCAGCACGAACACCAGGCTGCCGCGGCCCAGGCCGAACCACAGCAAGGCGAGCGGCAGCAGCGCAATGGCGGGCAGCGGATTGAACATCGAGGTCAGCGTGTCCAGCAGGTCGCGCCCGATCTGGGTCGACACCGCGAGTGTGGTGAGACCAAAGGCCAGCAGCACGCCGGCCAGGTAGCCCTGCAGCAGCACCGCCAGCGAGATGCGCACCTTCTCGACGAGTTCGCCGCTCGCCAGCCCCTCGGCCAACGCGAGGGCCGTGGCGCTGAAGGTGGGCAGCAGCAGGTCGTTGTCCTGCCAGCGGGCCGCAAGCTCCCAGAGCACCGCGATGACGATCAGGATCAGGCCTTTGCGAACGCCGGCCTGGGCCCAGATGCGCGCCGGCAGAGGCAGGGTTCGCTCGATCGGCACCTCGGTGAAGGGCTCGAGCGTGCGCTCGTACTCGGGGCGGATCGGCGGAACGAGCGCGCTCATGCTTCGACCCCTTCGTGCTCTTGCTCTTGCTCTTGCTCTTCTTCGAACAGCATGTCGTGAATGCGCTGCGCCGTGCCCTGGAACTCGGCGCCGCCCAGGCTGGCCAGCGAGAAGCCATGGCTGTTCACCTCGGCACGCATGCGGCCCGGATGCGGCGACAGCAGCGCCACGCGGTTGCCCACCACCAGCGCCTCCTCGATGGAGTGCGTGACGAAAAGCAGCGTGAAGCGCACCTCGTCCCACAGTTCGAGCAGTTCCTGTTGCATCTTGCGGCGCGTGAGCGCGTCGAGCGCGGCAAAAGGCTCGTCCATCAGCAGCACGCGCGGCTGCATCGCCAGCGCACGCGCAATGGCCACGCGCTGCTTCATGCCGCCCGACAGCTGGTGCGGATGCACGTCGGCGAACTTGGCAAGGCCGACCTTGTTGAGGTAGTGCAGCGCGCGTTCGGCCGCCTCCTTCTTGCCGAGGGTGCGCGAGGCGAGCAGCGGGAACATCACGTTCTGCTGCACGGTTTTCCAGGGCGGCAGCTGGTCGAACTCCTGGAACACGACGATGCGGTCGGGGCCGGGCTGCACCACGCGGCGGCCGTCGAGACGGATCTCGCCTTCGACCGGCTGGATGAATCCGCCGACGGCCTTCAGCAGCGTCGACTTGCCGCAGCCCGAAGGGCCGAGCAGCACGAAACGGTCGGCCGCATGCACGTCGAAGCTCACGCGGTGGGTGGCGCGCACCACGCGCTCGGGGGTGCGGTATTCGAGGCTGACGCCGTCGACCTGCAGG
The Variovorax paradoxus genome window above contains:
- a CDS encoding glycoside hydrolase family 15 protein, whose amino-acid sequence is MSELQLSKAPEDRAGISLSGAAGPADQAPVNPRAAASAVPRGFGPPAEPSLNVGVIGNCAYSALIDARGRAVWCCLPRFDGDPVFNALLHPGEDAGAWAIEIEDFASSKQWYEPNTAVLRTQLFDSAGQGIEITDFAPRFYSRSRYFRPLMMVRRVRPIAGAPRIRVALDPRFQWGASAPIEVTRGSNHIRYVGPDLTLRLNTDASISHILSRQAFVISREYNFMFGVDETLLDGIADTARSFEQETISYWRTWSKRLAIPFEYQDAVIRAAITLKLSLYEDTGAIVAAMTTSIPEAPGSQRNWDYRYCWLRDAFFVVRALNSLSEVGTMEDYLRWLGNVVIGSHGEHIQPLYGIGLERELPESMVDNLAGYRGMGPVRVGNQAQEHFQHDVYGNIVLGAAQAFHDHRLLARAGVAEFPHLEAVGEQAIRVYGTPDAGMWELRTRARVHTSSALMSWAACDRLAKIARALELPERAAYWHGHAARMKEEILAKSWCEERQAFAESFGGHELDASILLMVEVGLIDARDPRFISTVDAMEKSLCDGPYMRRYEAADDFGKPETAFNICTFWRIDALAKIGRKAEARQIFETMLAARNPLGLLSEDTHPVTGEMWGNFPQTYSMVGIINAAVRLSAPWDSCI
- the otsA gene encoding alpha,alpha-trehalose-phosphate synthase (UDP-forming), with the protein product MSRLVVVSNRVADPRKPAAGGLAVALGESLQQSGGLWFGWSGQIVEDGPTGEGELHMQHAGKVTLATIDLSREDHDSFYLGYSNDVLWPVFHNRLDLAHFEAGFIGGYRRVNQLFARKLMPMLKPDDIIWIHDYHLMPLAAELRAMGCTQRIGFFLHIPLPPQIIIAAVPQHEWLMRSLFSYDLIGFQAQQDVQHFEHYVRNEAHGEYLGDDMYRAYGQTVRCSAFPIGIDVDEFAALTHAKESRDMFETMKREYSQRRLLLGIDRLDYSKGIPQRVRAFRELLANYPENRRSATLIQIASPTRETVDAYGDIRRELESLCGAINGDYGELDWMPVRYIHRMVARKRVPGLCRAAAVGLVTPLRDGMNLVAKEYIAAQDPADPGVLVLSRFAGAAEQLKEALLVNPYDTHGTAETVQQALQMPLEERRERHQKLLSRIREQDIHWWRRSFLDALRHAASQR
- a CDS encoding aminotransferase-like domain-containing protein, translated to MPDRGSIDAMDSLPLYRQLSAHYVDAIHTGSLKQGDKLPSLRRLMRLHDISLSTALQLCRTMESDGWVEARDRSGYFVRRPKRLAIAPLEEPAAGVPPDPAQYVGIHAKVSDFVARRRQIPEKLNLSIARGAPELYPAEALRNAMTRVLRQQPELLTVAAQLKGHRQFREVLAQRSVRVGMMISPEDILVTNGCIEALNLALRAVAQPGDTVAVESPTFYGLLQVLESLGMRALEIPTSPQTGISIEALELAIGAYDNIKAVVVVPHLQNPLGSVMPDAHKARLAQLCERHAIPLIEDDTYSELVDAPTPPRALKSWDTSGNVIHCASLHKILAPGLRLGWITAGRWQARVEMLKFAQTRNNEGLSQSAAGLFMGTGAYDRHLRHLRACLKAQREQTADAIAGYFPAGTRINLPPGGLQLWVELPERLSSSRVFDAALAERIVVAPGTLFSNSSRFDHYLRINCGWPYGEAVDAGLRRLGQIVEALMSRGAGATAAQPSPPPAPARPEARQAQKA
- a CDS encoding ROK family protein gives rise to the protein MRACVDIGGTKVAVSLSASSDAPLVGRRSEPTAKTGDNDAVAVQIMRMIEEACAEQAIDIATIDRVGVSSTGPFELRDGMVELATPNICGGIAGPARGLPNNWMTALIEAPLARRFGRVRVENDAVAALEAERQWGALQGLDDCAYVTWSTGVGVGLCVDGRALRGKNGNAGHAGHSFVADDASGALCGCGNLGDVEALVAGNSIARRFGQPAPDLFAAASAGEPHAIGIVDALCRVMGRMIYNLVATLDLQRISLGGSVFWHHRDFLLPRLQSQVDGKLMPLTRGVLLVPAGLGEKVGDYAALALLD
- a CDS encoding DUF2905 domain-containing protein, translated to MFRWLIVVVLALVLMSGLTAWLRRFGFGRLPGDFEFRAFGREWQLPISSTLVLSMIAALVARFI
- the hisN gene encoding histidinol-phosphatase, with amino-acid sequence MSSPTPDLLSIANALADAAAAQSMHYFRTPLDIITKADESPVTLADRAAETAMREILAARAPVDGIFGEEHGLERLDAERVWVLDPIDGTRSFITGSPLWGTLIGVLQASRVVLGMIDMPVLEERWIGQAGQGATRDGQPVHASGCTEVAKARIVTTSPDIFAPADWQAFDRLSRQCAMRRFGGDCYGYAQLAGGTVDLVVETGLQPYDYLGPAGVIEAAGGVITDWQGRPLGLESDGRVIAAATPELHRQAMAVLAA
- a CDS encoding DUF5329 family protein, encoding MAPFRFLRTALLALLLGCMALVAQAAPSASEQKLIDTLILRVSQMKTMTFMRNGKAHDADDAAKHMRAKFDHFKDEIATAEDFIDRCASRSEMTGKAYQVKMPNGSLKDANAFLKAELRTLRKGAAKPGAG
- a CDS encoding ABC transporter permease, translated to MSALVPPIRPEYERTLEPFTEVPIERTLPLPARIWAQAGVRKGLILIVIAVLWELAARWQDNDLLLPTFSATALALAEGLASGELVEKVRISLAVLLQGYLAGVLLAFGLTTLAVSTQIGRDLLDTLTSMFNPLPAIALLPLALLWFGLGRGSLVFVLIHSVLWPLALNTYAGFQGVPETLRMAGRNYGLKGLRYVLQILVPAALPSILSGLKIGWAFAWRTLIAAELVFGASSGKGGLGWYIFQNRNELYTDRVFAGLAMVVLIGLLVESLGFKTLERLTVRRWGQQR
- a CDS encoding ABC transporter ATP-binding protein, whose translation is MGAGRAVPTPAPRAPTPALPREGREQDQGQELAPLLQVDGVSLEYRTPERVVRATHRVSFDVHAADRFVLLGPSGCGKSTLLKAVGGFIQPVEGEIRLDGRRVVQPGPDRIVVFQEFDQLPPWKTVQQNVMFPLLASRTLGKKEAAERALHYLNKVGLAKFADVHPHQLSGGMKQRVAIARALAMQPRVLLMDEPFAALDALTRRKMQQELLELWDEVRFTLLFVTHSIEEALVVGNRVALLSPHPGRMRAEVNSHGFSLASLGGAEFQGTAQRIHDMLFEEEQEQEQEHEGVEA